One segment of Radiobacillus kanasensis DNA contains the following:
- a CDS encoding GNAT family N-acetyltransferase, producing MNNLKIVIAEDKDSREIIRMLKQIAQWMKDSGIDQWGFLLQGGDDEEIKQAISNQETYKVLHNNELIGTFSLLENQSEWDLHIWGEDSSENSLYLHRLAVVPEYMKHGIGTYILTWMENHFSNEKVFLRLDCVADNKKLNSFYKVNGFELVGENDGHSKYQKRL from the coding sequence ATGAACAATCTTAAAATCGTAATAGCAGAAGATAAGGACAGTAGGGAAATCATCCGTATGTTAAAGCAAATTGCTCAATGGATGAAAGATAGTGGGATAGATCAATGGGGATTCCTATTGCAAGGCGGAGATGATGAAGAAATTAAACAAGCCATATCCAATCAAGAAACATACAAGGTTTTACATAATAATGAGTTGATAGGTACTTTTAGCCTCTTGGAAAATCAGAGCGAATGGGATCTGCATATTTGGGGAGAAGATTCCTCCGAAAACTCTTTGTATTTACACAGACTAGCAGTTGTTCCCGAGTACATGAAACATGGAATAGGTACATATATTTTAACTTGGATGGAGAACCACTTTAGTAATGAAAAAGTATTTCTTAGATTAGATTGTGTAGCGGATAATAAGAAGCTTAATAGTTTTTATAAAGTTAATGGTTTTGAACTTGTAGGTGAGAACGATGGTCACAGTAAGTATCAAAAACGCTTGTGA
- a CDS encoding ArsR/SmtB family transcription factor produces MEVLNLASKKRETYSVQIKHSVLWECALGIAAVTNKRLIKTLEKQMDYWEELRKNLSEELSTDLKFVEKNNTWKTLLQLLHAKDFDTLDEFANYIENLTVTELKFISLPFVGFQYQETRQEAAEGNKIARGTLKKLTCDNPFFPSYIDFIGKEDGQLLKEHLIRVMTRWYQEVVESELKKVSEILEVDSNSKKHMAEKMCSEEFVEWATGGITYLPEPSVNEVLLIPQFVYRPWNIEADLEGTKVFYYPVANESITPDDRYTPNHNLVLKYKALGDEARMRLVKLLYEADRSLQDITEQLDIGKSTIHHHLKILRSAKLVGMNGSKYSLKKRSIELLSKEIYMYLDNGKSK; encoded by the coding sequence ATGGAGGTTCTAAATCTTGCAAGTAAAAAAAGAGAAACTTACTCGGTACAGATAAAACACTCTGTTTTATGGGAATGTGCATTGGGAATAGCGGCTGTGACAAATAAACGCCTTATAAAGACACTAGAGAAGCAAATGGATTACTGGGAAGAATTAAGAAAAAACTTATCAGAAGAGTTGTCTACAGATTTAAAATTTGTGGAAAAAAATAATACATGGAAGACTTTACTGCAGTTATTGCATGCGAAGGACTTTGATACATTAGATGAATTTGCAAACTACATAGAAAATCTAACCGTGACGGAACTCAAATTCATCAGCCTTCCTTTTGTAGGATTTCAGTACCAAGAAACAAGGCAAGAGGCTGCTGAAGGTAATAAAATAGCTAGGGGTACGCTTAAAAAACTTACTTGTGACAATCCTTTTTTTCCTAGTTATATAGACTTCATTGGGAAAGAAGATGGACAGCTACTAAAAGAACATCTCATCCGAGTGATGACTCGTTGGTACCAAGAGGTTGTAGAGTCAGAATTAAAAAAGGTAAGCGAAATTCTAGAAGTAGATAGTAATTCTAAAAAGCATATGGCCGAAAAAATGTGCTCTGAAGAGTTCGTAGAATGGGCAACTGGAGGGATTACGTATCTACCTGAACCTTCGGTAAATGAGGTTTTGTTAATTCCGCAATTTGTGTATCGACCATGGAATATAGAAGCTGACTTAGAAGGTACGAAGGTATTTTATTACCCCGTTGCAAATGAAAGCATTACACCAGATGATAGATATACTCCGAATCATAATTTGGTTCTTAAGTATAAAGCTTTAGGGGATGAAGCTCGAATGAGATTAGTTAAGTTGCTTTATGAAGCAGACCGATCTTTACAAGACATTACCGAACAGTTAGATATAGGGAAATCGACCATTCACCATCATTTAAAAATATTAAGATCAGCAAAACTAGTAGGGATGAACGGTTCAAAGTACTCGCTTAAGAAGAGGTCTATTGAGCTGTTATCGAAAGAGATTTACATGTATCTAGACAATGGGAAAAGTAAATGA
- a CDS encoding MFS transporter, with protein MSRPLIKNKSFISVWIGNAVSELGGAFGTFCNSIIVYNLTGSTLALGSMWLLYFVPSLILQLFIGPFIDRWSRKWTMIVAQWTRGVIFFIPLISLFVGSIQPWQIYAVQIVIGLITPIYTPANQAITPTIVSKEHLSIANSYMDGTVRLMTFLAPLAAGIVVEYIGVKPTLILVSTLLITSGTLLLFINENKESLTIRKPWLEQFMEGLTYYFKQPIIVWLGIFLAFVQFGVGVTMVITLPYITGELSGSYAQYGYFMAGFPLGYVIGSLLVGKMTFKSRRLLMLGSLVIGGSTFILLGLNQSILLAIIIEGIAGIAMAIFNIHNITICQELVPNHLMGKVTSVRLFIIRATMPLGVLLGSLLGETWGIRTLYLIIGFIICAVSLCGILLPYFKFIDKSIEGNKVAS; from the coding sequence ATGAGTAGACCCTTAATCAAAAATAAGTCTTTCATTTCGGTTTGGATTGGAAATGCAGTTTCGGAACTAGGCGGTGCGTTTGGAACATTCTGCAATTCTATTATTGTGTACAATCTCACTGGTTCGACTTTGGCTTTAGGGAGTATGTGGTTGCTTTATTTTGTTCCATCTCTGATCCTTCAGCTGTTTATAGGTCCATTTATAGATAGATGGAGTAGGAAGTGGACGATGATCGTTGCCCAATGGACAAGGGGGGTCATATTTTTCATTCCCCTCATTAGTTTATTTGTAGGAAGTATACAACCTTGGCAGATTTATGCGGTTCAGATTGTCATAGGATTAATTACCCCGATATATACACCAGCAAACCAGGCAATCACTCCTACTATTGTATCGAAAGAACATCTGTCCATAGCGAATTCATACATGGATGGAACAGTGAGATTAATGACATTCCTTGCTCCATTAGCAGCTGGGATTGTCGTAGAGTACATCGGGGTAAAACCAACTCTTATTTTAGTAAGTACGTTATTGATTACTAGTGGTACCTTGTTACTTTTCATAAATGAAAATAAAGAGAGTTTAACGATTCGAAAGCCTTGGCTAGAGCAATTCATGGAAGGCTTAACCTATTACTTTAAGCAGCCTATCATTGTTTGGTTAGGCATTTTTTTAGCCTTTGTTCAGTTTGGAGTAGGGGTAACGATGGTCATTACGCTTCCATATATAACTGGCGAACTCTCAGGCAGTTATGCGCAATATGGATACTTTATGGCTGGTTTTCCTTTGGGCTATGTCATTGGTTCACTACTGGTAGGAAAAATGACATTTAAAAGTAGGAGACTCCTAATGTTAGGATCTCTTGTTATTGGAGGTTCTACCTTCATTCTACTAGGTTTGAACCAAAGTATTTTATTGGCCATTATTATTGAAGGAATTGCAGGAATAGCGATGGCAATATTTAATATACATAACATCACGATATGTCAGGAATTAGTCCCGAATCATCTAATGGGGAAGGTCACTTCCGTTAGGCTATTTATTATTAGAGCTACTATGCCACTAGGTGTATTATTAGGCAGTCTTTTAGGGGAAACATGGGGAATCAGAACACTTTATCTCATTATTGGATTCATAATTTGTGCAGTATCTTTATGTGGAATATTACTCCCTTACTTTAAATTCATAGATAAATCGATTGAGGGGAATAAGGTTGCTTCTTGA
- a CDS encoding nucleotidyltransferase family protein, translated as MMEILRAAKRLNLPDWWICAGFVRAKIWDTLHGYEEATNTPDVDVIYFDQTKTDESVEKELETKLRSLLPDVPWSVKNEARMHVVNDIPAYASSVDAISKFPETTTALGVKLDDKDCVVLTAPCGIEDVWNMEVRPTTFFKETRERMAIYERRIVQKKWQSIWPKVKVYHT; from the coding sequence ATGATGGAAATATTAAGAGCAGCGAAGAGATTGAATCTACCAGATTGGTGGATTTGTGCTGGTTTTGTTCGGGCGAAAATATGGGATACGCTGCATGGATATGAAGAGGCAACAAATACTCCAGATGTCGATGTAATCTATTTCGATCAAACAAAAACAGATGAATCGGTTGAAAAGGAATTGGAAACGAAATTAAGAAGCTTGCTTCCTGATGTGCCCTGGTCAGTAAAAAATGAGGCGAGAATGCACGTGGTGAATGATATTCCTGCTTATGCATCATCAGTGGATGCGATATCTAAATTTCCTGAAACAACAACCGCTCTTGGGGTGAAGTTGGATGATAAGGACTGTGTCGTTTTAACAGCACCTTGTGGCATAGAGGATGTATGGAACATGGAAGTAAGACCAACCACATTTTTTAAGGAAACTAGAGAACGAATGGCTATTTATGAACGTAGGATAGTTCAAAAGAAATGGCAATCTATTTGGCCGAAGGTGAAAGTTTATCATACATAA
- a CDS encoding serine hydrolase domain-containing protein, which produces MQEIINYVEDIKKRNHSSASALLIMKDNKVVLEHYNGFHSNVSHSQPVSETSQFNVASARKSYLGLAIAYALYEGKINSLDDYAIEYFEEFDKELLEKTTLRHLVTHSHGLHEKEDGTIFREFEPGQSWAYRGINVLMMTKLIRKLYQKSFPELIKERVFQPLGFRETDWYTKPNDNLVQVIDQPEKVATYKLGKSMDGLESNLHASTREFALWGNLHLNKGLVNGKQIVPQKVIELAIQVQNPFYLDDQLPHNGLFWYVQDQPRLKSEVGERVPKGSFQILGITGPTILVIPKYNLVVAKMYNKRYNYGGANYLHYLREFSNLVADTFKQTHEGNGNNSGRQIHKRNG; this is translated from the coding sequence ATGCAAGAAATAATAAATTATGTAGAGGATATAAAAAAGCGTAACCACAGTAGTGCTTCTGCCTTGTTGATCATGAAAGACAATAAAGTAGTATTAGAGCATTACAATGGATTCCATTCTAATGTATCCCATTCCCAACCTGTTTCGGAAACGTCTCAGTTTAATGTTGCTTCTGCACGTAAGAGCTACTTGGGATTAGCAATCGCCTATGCTCTTTACGAGGGGAAGATTAATAGTCTAGATGACTATGCGATCGAGTATTTTGAGGAATTTGATAAGGAACTTTTAGAAAAAACTACCTTAAGACATTTAGTAACGCATTCTCATGGATTACATGAGAAAGAAGATGGGACTATTTTTAGAGAATTTGAACCTGGTCAAAGCTGGGCATACAGAGGAATTAACGTTTTAATGATGACTAAGCTCATCCGAAAGCTTTATCAAAAAAGCTTCCCTGAGTTGATAAAAGAAAGGGTATTCCAACCCCTAGGCTTTAGAGAAACAGATTGGTACACAAAGCCTAATGACAATCTCGTACAAGTAATCGACCAGCCTGAAAAAGTGGCAACCTATAAGTTAGGAAAATCAATGGATGGATTAGAATCCAATCTTCATGCTTCTACTCGCGAATTTGCTTTATGGGGAAACCTCCATCTTAATAAAGGGCTTGTGAATGGCAAGCAGATTGTTCCGCAAAAAGTAATAGAGTTAGCCATTCAAGTGCAAAATCCTTTTTATTTGGATGATCAGCTTCCTCATAATGGTTTGTTTTGGTACGTACAGGATCAGCCAAGGTTAAAGAGTGAAGTTGGAGAAAGAGTTCCGAAAGGCTCTTTTCAAATCTTAGGAATAACGGGGCCTACGATATTAGTGATTCCAAAGTATAATCTTGTTGTAGCAAAAATGTATAATAAAAGATACAACTATGGTGGAGCTAATTACCTTCACTATCTTAGAGAATTTAGTAATCTAGTGGCTGATACTTTTAAACAAACTCATGAAGGGAATGGAAATAACAGTGGCAGACAAATACATAAAAGAAATGGATGA
- a CDS encoding GyrI-like domain-containing protein: protein MADKYIKEMDELKLVGFRVLCPGDQYIKEIPKATWNLEERVSEIKHVIHPIRQIGAFVVDNETDEEDGYWVCVEVKEFEDVPADMVTLVIPAQRYAAFRYNGPNHKIMHEAYGELHKWMEKKNLKRLENKWHLEVFFSWKDIENVDIELLDTVE, encoded by the coding sequence GTGGCAGACAAATACATAAAAGAAATGGATGAATTAAAATTAGTAGGTTTTCGCGTTCTATGTCCAGGTGATCAATACATAAAGGAAATTCCAAAAGCTACATGGAATTTAGAAGAACGTGTCAGCGAAATAAAGCATGTGATACATCCAATCCGCCAAATAGGTGCATTTGTAGTAGATAATGAAACGGATGAGGAGGATGGGTACTGGGTTTGTGTAGAAGTAAAAGAGTTTGAAGATGTACCGGCTGATATGGTGACATTAGTAATTCCAGCACAGCGATACGCTGCTTTTCGTTACAACGGACCAAATCATAAAATAATGCATGAGGCATATGGAGAACTACACAAATGGATGGAAAAAAAGAACTTAAAGAGGCTAGAAAATAAATGGCATTTAGAAGTATTCTTCAGTTGGAAAGACATAGAAAATGTGGATATCGAGCTATTAGATACAGTGGAGTAG